GCGCAAGACTACTTGAAGCGGCATGAGGTTGGAATCATTGATATAAACAATAGCATCAAAATAACTGTTCCAATGCCCCACTGCGTAAAATAAAGAAATGGTGGAAATGACGGGCAAAGACAGTGGTAAAATGATCCGCCATAACGATTGAAGTTCACTTGCACCATCAACCCTCGCTGATTCCTCAATTTCACCAGGCAATTGCTCGAAAAAGCCTTTAATGATCACCAGATTAAATGCACTAATGAGATTTGGAATAATCAATACCCACGGACTGTTTAGCAACCCCAGAGAGCGAATTAGTAGATAAGTCGGAATTAACCCCCCACTGAACATCATGGTAAACACAATGAATAGTAAAAACGGACTGCGTCCCGGCAAATATTTTTTGGATAACGGATAAGCTGCTAAGACCGTAAATAACACATTAAGCACCGTGCCTACAATCGTTCGAAACAACGTAATTTTATACGCCTGCCAGATCCCATGAGAAATGAACACTTCTTTATAGGCTAGAAAGGTAAAAGATTCTGGTATAATCACAATCCCTCTTCTTAACACTTCCGATTCTGGCGTCACGGAGACAGCAATCACATACAGAAAGGGTAGTAAGCAAAGTAGTGATAAGAAAATAAGAATCACATAAACGACGGATTGCCAGACTTTTTCCCCGATTGTCAAATTGATCATTTTAAAAACCACCTCACCAAATTTGCCCATCGAATTTTTTGGCGAGCTTATTGGCTGCCAAAACTAAACCAAATCCAATGACAGCTTTAAACAATCCTACAGCAGTAGCCAAGCCAATCTTAAGACGCTCCAACCCTTCACGGTATACCCATGTGTCGATAATGTCGATCTTCTCCTGGTTAAAGGTGTTGGCAAACATGAATATTTGGTCAAAGCCAGCATCCAGAATATGGCTTAATTTAAGAATCAGCATCAGAATAATGACTCCTCGAATGCCGGGTAAAGTGATATGCCAGAGCTGTCTCCATTTGGAAGCGCCATCCATTCGAGCCGCTTCATATAAGCTTGGATCAATACCTGCTAATGCGGCGAGGTACAAAATCGCTCCCCATCCAATGTCCTTCCAAATTTCAGATGCGATGACCAGCAGTCTCCCCCAAGCAGGCTCCGTTAGAAATGAAATGGGCTGAAAACCACTTTCCTTCAAAATCATATTAAAAAGGCCATCACCTGGGGCTAATAAGGCTACCATCAATCCATATACAATGACCCAAGACAGAAAGTGGG
This window of the Paenibacillus marchantiae genome carries:
- a CDS encoding carbohydrate ABC transporter permease; translated protein: MINLTIGEKVWQSVVYVILIFLSLLCLLPFLYVIAVSVTPESEVLRRGIVIIPESFTFLAYKEVFISHGIWQAYKITLFRTIVGTVLNVLFTVLAAYPLSKKYLPGRSPFLLFIVFTMMFSGGLIPTYLLIRSLGLLNSPWVLIIPNLISAFNLVIIKGFFEQLPGEIEESARVDGASELQSLWRIILPLSLPVISTISLFYAVGHWNSYFDAIVYINDSNLMPLQVVLRNILLNVATQSAESLANSGAVSTFAVQMATVVVTTIPILIVYPFLQKHFTKGVLLGSVKG
- a CDS encoding ABC transporter permease; this encodes MQVKLAADAIPLSKKRKSWIRTIQKYKVMYALLLPALIYFAVFKYIPMAGILIAFKNYNLALGVWDSPWVGFKNFTDFMNGVYFWDIMKNTIVISLYKLLFGFSAPILLALLLNEVHTQWFKKIVQTITYLPHFLSWVIVYGLMVALLAPGDGLFNMILKESGFQPISFLTEPAWGRLLVIASEIWKDIGWGAILYLAALAGIDPSLYEAARMDGASKWRQLWHITLPGIRGVIILMLILKLSHILDAGFDQIFMFANTFNQEKIDIIDTWVYREGLERLKIGLATAVGLFKAVIGFGLVLAANKLAKKFDGQIW